In the Danio rerio strain Tuebingen ecotype United States chromosome 8, GRCz12tu, whole genome shotgun sequence genome, one interval contains:
- the LOC101886754 gene encoding uncharacterized protein isoform X2, translating into MQFLERGKRPSPRMRREMVRIVVNEMMRKCSCPNKRNSTEVAKKMVAKYPESLLDVIEGDVVGPGYHSLVKQLQYRIENVKRSTTPKIRKRRHQTDDSDTDEIPPEKRAAIQDTYGCINWHVKFLPLGETSESQEEKKEKMKIMSRQTDADAEEVRHLMKLTFYTQRNQVNQGKNIKCLLEDWPWWFNELGMAVHYKELTGIGLNETFTRNLDLKGKRLLNYFSTVGVNKNKKFLQDLTKFKVMRGELSGCSEDVKEMLMLLLSYFNEKEDAMFCHVEDTCLAEEVEMDKVNLTPTLVVCGQSCFSSKRFMLCVDRTVVHDNIPSFISALCMMFGSYYCFNIHYPSELASTLEFLQRCFFSINPEKGTKVEKTNTARLHVNPRVLTLIQELSDHEWRDV; encoded by the exons ATGCAATTTTTGGAGAGAGGAAAACGACCAAGTCCACGAATGAGAAGAGAGATGGTCCGGATTGTGGTAAACGAGATGATGCGAAAATGTTCATGCCCAAATAAAAGGAATTCTACTGAAGTTGCCAAAAAGATGGTAGCAAAGTATCCAGAGTCTCTCCTGGATGTAATAGAGGGGGATGTGGTTGGGCCAGGGTACCATTCTTTAGTGAAGCAATTGCAGTATAGGATTGAAAATGTGAAGCGATCTACAACACCCAAAATAAGAAAACGAAGACATCAGACTGATGACTCTGACACGGATGAAATTCCTCCAGAAAAGAGGGCAGCAATTCAGGATACATATGGATGCATTAACTGGCATGTAAAATTCCTGCCACTGGGAGAGACCTCTGAAAGCcaggaggaaaagaaagagaaaatgaagATAATGTCTCGTCAAACTGATGCAGATGCAGAAGAAGTCAGACATCTAATGAAATTGACTTTCTACACACAACGTAACCAAGTAAATCAGGGCAAGAATATAAAATGTCTCCTGGAGGATTGGCCATGGTGGTTTAATGAGCTTGGCATGGCAGTTCACTACAAGGAGCTTACCGGAATTGGTCTTAATGAAACTTTCACCCGGAATCTGGACTTGAAGGGGAAACGACTCCTAAACTACTTCAGTACAGTTGgtgtgaacaaaaacaaaaagttccTGCAGGACTTAACAAAGTTTAAAGTGATGAGGGGAGAGCTAAGTGGTTGCTCTGAAGATGTGAAAGAGATGTTGATGCTTTTGCTTTCCTACTTCAATGAGAAGGAAGATGCTATGTTCTGTCATGTGGAGGACACATGCCTCGCAGAAGAGGTAGAGATGGACAAAGTTAATTTGACCCCAACACTTGTTGTGTGTG GCCAATCCTGCTTTTCATCGAAGCGTTTCATGCTGTGTGTGGATCGAACTGTTGTACATGACAACATCCCCTCCTTCATTTCCGCCCTGTGCATGATGTTTGGGAGCTATTATTGCTTCAACATCCATTACCCATCAGAGCTGGCATCAACCTTGGAGTTTTTGCAGAG GTGTTTCTTCTCTATCAACCCAGAGAAAGGCACTAAAGTGGAGAAGACAAACACAGCCCGTCTTCATGTGAACCCAAGAGTTCTTACCTTGATTCAGGAACTTTCCGATCATGAATGGCGTGATGTCTAA
- the LOC101886754 gene encoding uncharacterized protein isoform X1: MTDLETTFLRTAITEVLPNLPEATKDILEETLQSIGVETYDDFKFIEESDLLTALRPIQARKVLAAWKLRCQTPETSSSPQPSTALHSSPASSQSSSTSISQSPDVDWVDTFLIPWDKFPQELMQFLERGKRPSPRMRREMVRIVVNEMMRKCSCPNKRNSTEVAKKMVAKYPESLLDVIEGDVVGPGYHSLVKQLQYRIENVKRSTTPKIRKRRHQTDDSDTDEIPPEKRAAIQDTYGCINWHVKFLPLGETSESQEEKKEKMKIMSRQTDADAEEVRHLMKLTFYTQRNQVNQGKNIKCLLEDWPWWFNELGMAVHYKELTGIGLNETFTRNLDLKGKRLLNYFSTVGVNKNKKFLQDLTKFKVMRGELSGCSEDVKEMLMLLLSYFNEKEDAMFCHVEDTCLAEEVEMDKVNLTPTLVVCGQSCFSSKRFMLCVDRTVVHDNIPSFISALCMMFGSYYCFNIHYPSELASTLEFLQRCFFSINPEKGTKVEKTNTARLHVNPRVLTLIQELSDHEWRDV; encoded by the exons ATGACTGACTTGGAGACAACATTTCTACGTACTGCCATCACTGAGGTCTTGCCTAACCTTCCAGAGGCAACAAAAGACATTTTAGAGGAGACATTGCAATCCATTGGAGTGGAGACATATGATGATTTTAAGTTTATTGAGGAATCTGATTTGCTAACGGCATTAAGGCCAATCCAAGCTCGAAAAGTCCTTGCTGCTTGGAAGTTAAGAT GCCAGACACCAGAAACAAGCAGCTCACCACAACCTTCCACAGCCTTGCATAGTTCACCTGCAAGTTCTCAATCATCCTCCACCAGCATCTCCCAAAGCCCAGATGTAGACTGGGTGGATACGTTTCTGATACCATGGGATAAATTTCCTCAGGAACTAATGCAATTTTTGGAGAGAGGAAAACGACCAAGTCCACGAATGAGAAGAGAGATGGTCCGGATTGTGGTAAACGAGATGATGCGAAAATGTTCATGCCCAAATAAAAGGAATTCTACTGAAGTTGCCAAAAAGATGGTAGCAAAGTATCCAGAGTCTCTCCTGGATGTAATAGAGGGGGATGTGGTTGGGCCAGGGTACCATTCTTTAGTGAAGCAATTGCAGTATAGGATTGAAAATGTGAAGCGATCTACAACACCCAAAATAAGAAAACGAAGACATCAGACTGATGACTCTGACACGGATGAAATTCCTCCAGAAAAGAGGGCAGCAATTCAGGATACATATGGATGCATTAACTGGCATGTAAAATTCCTGCCACTGGGAGAGACCTCTGAAAGCcaggaggaaaagaaagagaaaatgaagATAATGTCTCGTCAAACTGATGCAGATGCAGAAGAAGTCAGACATCTAATGAAATTGACTTTCTACACACAACGTAACCAAGTAAATCAGGGCAAGAATATAAAATGTCTCCTGGAGGATTGGCCATGGTGGTTTAATGAGCTTGGCATGGCAGTTCACTACAAGGAGCTTACCGGAATTGGTCTTAATGAAACTTTCACCCGGAATCTGGACTTGAAGGGGAAACGACTCCTAAACTACTTCAGTACAGTTGgtgtgaacaaaaacaaaaagttccTGCAGGACTTAACAAAGTTTAAAGTGATGAGGGGAGAGCTAAGTGGTTGCTCTGAAGATGTGAAAGAGATGTTGATGCTTTTGCTTTCCTACTTCAATGAGAAGGAAGATGCTATGTTCTGTCATGTGGAGGACACATGCCTCGCAGAAGAGGTAGAGATGGACAAAGTTAATTTGACCCCAACACTTGTTGTGTGTG GCCAATCCTGCTTTTCATCGAAGCGTTTCATGCTGTGTGTGGATCGAACTGTTGTACATGACAACATCCCCTCCTTCATTTCCGCCCTGTGCATGATGTTTGGGAGCTATTATTGCTTCAACATCCATTACCCATCAGAGCTGGCATCAACCTTGGAGTTTTTGCAGAG GTGTTTCTTCTCTATCAACCCAGAGAAAGGCACTAAAGTGGAGAAGACAAACACAGCCCGTCTTCATGTGAACCCAAGAGTTCTTACCTTGATTCAGGAACTTTCCGATCATGAATGGCGTGATGTCTAA